The following DNA comes from Streptomyces globosus.
GGAGACCGTACGCGTCCCGCCCGGCGCGTGACGCCCGCCGCCGGACCGCCGGCCCCGGGGGCGCAGGCCGCTCCGGGGCTGGCCGAGAACATACGCCCGGCAGTCGGTCCGGGGGGCTCCGCATGACAGCATGGCCGGGCAAACCCGTGGAGCAGAGGGGGAGTTCGTGAGCAGCTCGTCGATCGGCGTACGCAAGGGCCTGGCGAGGGTGGAGGTCGCCCTCCGGTGGGATCCGAGCCCGGCGGGGTCGCCCGCACACGACCTGGACATCGTGGCCGCCGTGTTCGGCGCCGCCGACCCGTACGGCGAGCCCGTGCAGCTCGTCCACTTCGGCAGCCGCTCCCCGGACGGCACGATCACCCTGACCCGCGACAGCCGCACCGGGCAGGGCTTCGGCTACGACGAGGTGATGACGATCGAACTGGACCGGATGCGGCCGGAATCCGTCCGCGTCGTCGTCGGCGTGGTGATCCAGGACACCGGGTCGGGCGACGGCCGGCGTACGACGTTCGCGTCGATCGGCGGCACCGGCGTCCGCATCCGGGAGGGCCACCTCGACCTCGCCGAGGACGACTTCACGGGGGTGCCCGACGCGACCGCGGCGACGGTGGCCCGGTTCACCCGCGACGGCGCGAACGCCTGGGTCCTGGATGCCGCAGTCCGCGGCTCCGACGCGGAGCCGGAGCAGTTCGTCCGCACCATGGGCACCGACCGCCCCTGACGGGCGCCCGGTCTCGACCGGTCGGAATCCGCGCGGTCCGGGCGGCGGCCACCCCGCAGGCGGGTGGTCGCCGCCCGGTCCGGGTGGCGCGCTGCCGCCGTCCCCACGAGGCAGCGCGGGCGGGCCGCCGTCCGGTCATCGGTGACGGCGCCCCGCCGGTTCAGGGGGCCGGGGCCAGGCCCAGCGCGGGCAGCACGGACGCGTCGACGAACCGCTCCATGTAGGCGGCGTCCGCGTAGCGCCCCTCCAGGACGGGCCGGATCCGCAGGACGCCCATCAGCTGCGCCGGGAGGAACTCCAGCGCCGGATGCCCGGCCGCGATCTCCCCGCGGTCCGCGGCCCGCTGCACCATCGCGCCGAACGCCGCCAGCTCGGGCTCGACCAGCGCCTCGCGCAGGGCCGCCTGGAGCTCCTCGTCGCTGAGCACCGCGAGCCCCAGGGCCTGGGTGAGGCGCGTGTCGCGGCCGGAGGTGCCCGCCGCGATGCGGGCGGCCTCCCGCAGGTCCCCGGCGAGCGTGCCGGTGTCGACCGCCGCAAGGGTGCCCCGCCGGTGCGCGCGCAGGGCCGCCGCGACCAGTTGCGGCTTGGTCCTCCACTGCCGGTAGAGCGTCGATTTGCCGCAGCACGCCCGGGCCGCGACCCCCTCCATCGTCAGCGCCTCGTACCCGTGCTCGCGCAGCTCGTCCAGCACGGCGGCGTACAGCTCCTGGGCCCGCTCGGGGCTGATCTTGGAGCGGCGCGCGGCGGTGGCCTGCGTCGGCGTCATGGGGCGGGGCTCCTCGGGGACTGCGCGGCGGGAGGGTTTCCGTGCCCCAAGCATACGCCGAACGCCCGCGTATCGGTACACCCGCGTATCGATACGCTCATGTATCGATACACTGGCGTCTCGCTGCACGGGTGGCCGGTACCGACCGTCCTCCACCCCCGCACCAACCCCGCGCGGTCGGCGCCCGAGCACAGGAAGGGAGACCGGGGGAATGACCTCCCACGACACACCCGACGGGCGGCACACCCGCCCGGAGTCCGGGCGCCGGCCCCGGCTCGCGCGCGAGCTGCTCCTCGTCGCAGGCCTGTTCGCCGCCTACAAGGCGGGCCGCATGCTCTCCACGGGGCGCACCGGCGAGGCCTTCGCCAACGCCGACCGCATATGGGACCTGGAGCGGGCCCTGCACCTGCCGGGGGAGGGGCTCGTCCAGCGGCTGCTGCTTCCCGGACCCGGCATCGGCGACGTGCCCGTCCACGCCGCGAACACCTACTACGCGGCCGTGCACTTCCCCGCCACCGTCGCCTTCCTGGTCTGGCTCTACCTGCGCAGACCCGGCCACTACCGGTGGGCCCGGCGCGTCCTCACCGTCCTGACCGGCGCCGCCCTCGCCCTCCACCTGGCCTTCCCACTGGCCCCGCCCCGGATGCTGGACGCCGCACACCTCGTCGACACGGGGCTGGCGTACGGCCCGTCCGTCTACGGGGCCGCGCCCGCCGCCGACACCGTCGCCAACCAGTTCGCCGCGATGCCCTCCCTCCACTTCGGCTGGGCGCTCGCCCTGGCGGTCGGCATGGCCGCCGCGACCCGGTCCCGGTGGCGGCTGCTCTGGCTGCTGCACCCCCTCGCCACACTCCTGGTGATCGTCGGCACCGCCAACCACTACTGGCTCGACGCGGCCGTCGCCGCCGCCCTGCTCGGCGCGGCCCTCGCCGTCGTCCCGCGGCCCCCCGCCGCCGCCCGCCCGCCCGCGCCCGTACGGGACCTGCCGCGGCCGCGGCCCGCCGCCGGGCACGCCGGGCACGCCGGGCACGCTGGGCACGCCGGGCACGCTGGGCACGCCGAGCCCGCCGGGCACGCCGAGCCCGCCGGGGCAGGCCGGTGAACGCCACCGCCGTCGCCGTCGCCCTGTGCCTGGCCTCCTCCGCCGCCTACGCGGCCGCCGCCGTCGCCCAGGAACGCCTCGCCCGCTCGGCCGAGGCACGCAGCACCCGCGCCCTCCTGCGCAGCGGACGCTGGTGGTCCTCCGCCGGGCTGAACGCCGCCGCCGCGCTGCTGCACGCCGCCGCACTGCGCTACGGACCCCTGACCCTCGTCCAGCCGCTCGGCGCGCTCACCCTCGTCGCCGCCGTCCCCCTGGGGGCGCGCCGCGCCGGGCGCCGGGTCGCCGCAACCGAGTGGCGCGGCACCCTCGCCACCGTCGCGGGCCTCGGCCTGCTGCTCCTGCCCGCCTCCGGCCCCGCACCGCACGACACCCTCACCCTCGCGGAGGCCCTCGCCCTGTCCGGCGCGACCGCCGCCGCCATCGGCGCCCTGACCGCCCGCCGCGCCGTCGGCTCCGGGCTGCGGCACGCCACCGCCTCCGGACTGGCCTCCGCCGCCGCCTCCGCGCTGACGCAGACCGTGGCCGTCGCCGCCGCAGGGAGCGGCGGCTCCCCGGCCGCCGGAGCGGTCGCCGCCGTCGCGGGCCTCGTCGCGGTGTTCGCCGTGGGCGGGATGCTGCTGTCGCAGCGCGCCTACCGCGGAGGCCTCGGCGCCCCGCTCGCCGTCGTCAACCTGGCCAACCCGCTGGCCGCGGCGGCCATCGGCGCCGTCCTGCTCGGGGAGCGCCTCCAGGGCGGGGCCGCGGGGCTGCTGCTCGCCGCCGCAGGCGCCGCCGCCGCCACGCGCGGCGTGCTGCTCCTGACGCGCTCGGCGCCCGGTGCGACGCAGCGTGGCGCACGCGCCAACGGGCCCGGCCGGGAAGGCGGTTCACAACCTGCCGCCGGTGCGGCGGCCCCCGGTGTGGCAGCATGACGGGCATGGCCGACCGCTCGATCCTCTCGCTCTGGTCCAGGAACTCCGTCCTCTCCATCGGCTCCGCGGGCTCCGTGCTCTCCATCGGGTCCGTCGGCAGCGTCCTGTCGATCGGCTCCGCCGGCAGTGTGCTCTGCGCCGGATCCGCCGGCTCCGCCCTGTCGGCCGCCTCCGCCGCCTCCTGGCTGAGCACCGGCTCCCTGCTGAGCGCCTGCTCCCGCCGGTCGGTGCTCTCCTACCGCTCCCGCCGCCCGGCGGCCGGCCCCCGGCCCCGCCGCGCGCCGACGCCCGCCCGTCCGGCGCGCGGCAGCCTCGCCGCCGGCGCGGCCCTCGCCCTGCTCGGCGCCGCCGCGGTCGCCGTGGCGGCCGGGGCCCGCCGGGGAGAACCGCTCACGCCGCTGGCGCGTCCCTGAAGGCAGGGGCGCGGCGCCACCGGCCGCGCTGCACCACGTACGACAGAGCGGAGTGAACGGGCATGGGGATCGTCAGCTGGATCGTCCTGGGACTGCTTGCCGGAGGCATCGCCAAGCTGCTGCTGCCCGGCCGCGACCCGGGAGGCCTGATCGGCACGACCCTCATCGGCATCGCCGGCGCGTTCACCGGCGGCTGGCTCTCCGCCCGCCTCCTCGACAAGCCGATCGCGGGCGAGTTCTACGACCCGGCCACCTGGGGCGCCGCCATCGCCGGCTCCCTCGTCCTGCTCGTCGCCTACCGCATCCTCTTCGGCCACTCCCGCAGCTGACCGCGCCCCCCGCCGCTCCTCGTACACGGGCGGGATTCGGCCATGCACGGCGCGGCCGCCCTGGCGCGGGCCTCCCCGCGGGGTTTCACTGCGGGCCCATGACACGACACAGGATGCCGGGCCTGCTCGGCGCGCTCGCCCTCGCGGCGGCCACCCTGGCGGCCGCACACCCCGCGGCCGCGGCCGGCCCTGCACCGGCCCCGCCCGCCGCCGCAGCCCCGGCCGCCGCTGCCCCGCCTGCCGGCGGCGTCCCGCCCGAGTTCGGCACCGACTGGCACGACCCCCTCACCGCGGACCCGCCGGTCCTCCGCCCGCCGACCCGCTCCTGCGAACTGACGGTCGCGGAAGCCAGGTTCCGGGACTTCACCCCCTACCGGGGCCGGTACACCCCGCCCGCCGGCTGCGGCACCGGCCCCTGGGCCAAGGTCGTCCTGCGCCTCGAAGGCAAGGTCAAGGGCCGCCAGTACGACCGCCTCGGCCACCTCTCCCTCGGCGGCGTCGAGATCCTCCGCACCTCCACCCCCGAGCCCTCGCCCGACGGCATCACCTGGACCGTCGAGAAGGACGTCACCCGCTACCGCGACACGCTCAGCCGGCCCCAGCCCGTCGAGATGCTCATCGGGAACGTCGTCAACGAGACGTACACCGGTGTCATCGACGTCAAGGCCACCCTCGTCTTCCACACCGCCGAGCGGCACCACCCGGCCCCCGACACCCCCGACCGCGTCATCCCGCTGACCAGCCCCGCCGTCACCACGCCCCGCAACACCGAGCGCCTCCTCGCCGAGGTGTACGCGACCGGTTCCGGCGGCGGCTGCGAGGAGTACTGGTACCTGACGGTCCCCGACGCCGCGCCCTACTCCTGCAAAGCCGCGGACGGCCCCCACCGCGAGGTCCGCATCTCCGTCGACGGCCGCCTCGCCGGCATCGCCGCCCCCTTCCCGCACGTGTGGACCGGCGGCTGGTCCAACCCCTTCCTCTGGTACGTGTCACCCGCCCCGCGCACCTTCGACGTCAAGCCCGTCGTCTACGACCTCACCCCCTTCGCCGCCCTCCTCAACGACGGCCGCGAGCACCGCATCGAGGTGTCGGTGGCGGGCCTCCCCGCCGGCCGGCCCGGCTGGAGCACCCCGGTCAACCTGCTGATCTGGCAGGACGAGGGCCGGCCCGTCGTCACCGGGTCCCTCACCCGGCACGAGGAGGAGCAGCCCTCCGGATCCAGCCGCTGGACCCCCGCGTCCGACGGCGAACCGCACCGCCTCGACACCAGCGGCAGCCACCGCCTCACCACCGCTGGCCGCCTGGACACCTCCCACGGCCGCATCACCACCACCGTCACCCGCTCCGTCGGCCTCACCTCCCTGCACCGCTGGACCGACGGAGAGGACCGGGACGCCCTGACCGCCGTCTGGACCGACGAGGAGAGCACCACCCGCGGAGCCGCCACCACCCGCACCGCCCGCACCTACACCGTGGACGGAGAGACCACCCTCGGCGCGGGCGGCCGGCTGCGCACCGTCCTCACCGTCGCCGACCGCGCCGACACCGCCGTCCTGCGCGGCGGCCGGACCGTCGACCGCAGCCGGCTCGACCACCGGTACACCGGCGATGCCTCCTACACCGCCAACGTGCCCCGCGAGGAGCGCCGCGCCGTCGGGACCACCACCGAGCGCTACCGCGTGTACGGGGCGCAGGCACCCGGCGGGTGCTACGACCGGACGGTGTCCACCGCGCAGGGCACGGTGACGGCGGACCGGCGGCGCTGCTGACGGAGGCTGCCCCTACGATGAGCCGCCATGGACATGAGTGAGGCCGGCAGACAGCTGGTCGACGGCCGATTCGAACTGTTGGCGCCGCTGGGCGCCGGTGGCATGGGCACGGTGTGGCGCGCCCGCGACATCGCACTGCACCGCGACGTCGCCCTCAAGGAGGTCCGCCCCCCGGACCCGGCGACGGCCGCGGCCCAGCCCGGCCTCACCGTCCAACTGCGGGAGCGCGCGGTGCGCGAGGCCCGGGCCCTGGCCCGCCTCGCGCACCCCAACGTGGTGACGATCCACCACATCGTCGAGCCCGCCGGCGGCGAGGACGGGCACCCGTGGATCGTGATGGAGCTGGTCAAGGGCGGCTCCCTGCACGACCGGCTGGAGTCCGGGCCCCTGCCCGTCGCGGACGCCGTCCGGATCGGCCTCGACGTCCTGTCGGCACTGCGCGCCGCCCACGCCGAAGGCGTCCTCCACCGGGACGTGAAACCGGCCAACGTGCTGCTGCGCGCCGACGGCTCGGCGGTGCTCACCGACTTCGGCATCGCCGCCCTGCACGGCTCCACCGCGCTGACCTCCACCGGCGTGCTCATCGGCTCCCCCGAGTACATCGCCCCGGAGCGGGCCCGCGGCGAGGAGGGGCTGCCCGCCTCCGACCTGTGGTCGCTCGGCATGCTGCTGTACACGGCCTCGGAGGGCACGCACCCGCTGCGCCGCCCCACCAGCCTCGCCACCGTCGTGGCCGTGCTGGAGGACCCCATTCCGGCCCCGGTGCGCTCCGGCCCGCTGGGCCCCGTACTGGAGCGGCTGCTCGTACGGGACCTGGCCGCGCGGCCCGACGCCGCCGAGCTCGAACGGCTCCTGCGGGAGGCGCAGTCCGCCCTCGGCGGGACCGTACCGGCCGCCGTCCCGCACGCCACCCCCGGGCAGTACGGGCCGCCGAGCACCCAGCTCGCCGCCCCGCACCCTGCCGCCCCGCACCCTGCCGCGCCGCCGCCCGGCCTGCCGCAGCAGCCCGCCGGGGTGCCCGCCGGCCCGTACGCCCCGCCGCCGTTCACCCCGGCGGGCGGGTCTCCGTACGCCGCCACCGCGGCCGTGCCCACGGGCGGCCGCTCCCCGCGCCGCCGCCCCGCCCTGCTCGGCGGGCTGCTCGCGGTGGTCCTGGCCGGCGGCGGGGCCGCCGCCCTCGTCAACGCGCTGTCCGGGTCGGACTCCGGCAGCGGCGAGACGGGCAAGGGCGGGGCATCCGCCCCCGCCGCCACGGCCGGCGGCACCGGTGCCGCGCCCAGGCAGTCGGCCGGGTCGAGTGCGCCCGCCAAGGAGGCCGCCGCACCCCGGGGCAGCCTGCTGACCCCCGCCAACGTCCGCACCGCGATCGAGGCGTTCAAGCAGCAGACGGGCACCGCCACCTTCGCGGAGATGACCGTCTACGAGGAGTACGTGCTCGCGTCCATCCCCACCGCCCCGGGCGCGAAGACGTACGACCGCTGGCAGTACCGCGACGGCCAGGCCCGCAAGAGCGGACCCGGCGGCACCCTGAGGCCCGACAAGCCGCCCATCGACATGGCCGGCGTCAACTGGGACGCCCTGCCCGCCCTGCTGGACAAGGCCGAGCAGGAGCTGGGAGTCGACAAGCCGACCTCCCGCTACGTCATCATCGAGCCCTGGCTCTTCGACGGGACCCCCTCGATGCGCCCCTACCTCAGCGACGAGTACGGGCAGGGCGGCTACGTGCACGCCGACACCCAGGGCAACGTGAAGAAGGTCTACAAGAGCTGACATCGTGTACCCGTACGTGCACCGCACGCACGTACGGCACGCACGGTTCAGAGGAGCACCCGACCACCATGCCCACCTGGCGCACCACCCTGACGGCGGCCGGCATCCGCGACCCCCGGCTGCGCGCCGACTTCACGTACGCCGCGCGCCGGGTCATGCGCCGGGAGCCCGCCCCCTACCTGACGCTGCGCCTGCTCGCCGCGCCGGAACTGGTGCCGTGGATGACCGCCGGGGTCGGCTTCATGAACCTCGTCGACGACACCGCCGAGACGGGCACCCCCCGGCAGCGGGCGGACGGCCTGGCCGCGCTCGCCGAGCGGGTGGGGGAGGCGCTGCGGACCGGCGGCGGCCCGGACCCGCTGCTGCGGGCCTACGCGCACGCCGTCGCTGTCCGCGGCCTGCCCGAGCGCTGGCTGTCCCGCTTCCTGGAGGGCGCCGCCGGCGCCGAGGCCTGCTTCGACGGCTTCGACACCGAGGAGGACTTCCAGGCCTACCTCGACGCCTACGCCTGGCCGGGGCTGCTGGCCTTCACCGGGCTCCAGTACCCCGGCGGCCCGGACGGGGAGCAGGCCGCCGGGTGGCGCCGGTTCGTCGATGCCGCCCAGCGCGTCGACTTCCTCGCCGACCTCGCCGGGGACCTGGCCGAGGGCCGCCTCTGTCTGCCGCGGGCCGCTCTCGCCGAGCACTCCGTGACCCGCGAGGACCTCGAACAGGCCCGCGACACCCCGGCCGTGCGGGCCCTGCTGGCCGCGCAGGCGCGCCGGGCCCGGACCGCCCTGGAGGCCGCGGACGGCATCGCCGACCTGGCGGAGCCGGGCCTGCGGCCGGTCGTCGCGGCCATGGCGGAGATGATGGGCCACCAGCTGGCGGCGGTGGAGCGGGCCGGGGCGGGGGCGCTGCGGCGCGACGTCGGCTACGGGGTGGCCGCCCCGGTACGGACGCTGCTGCGGGCCCGGGCCGGGGCCCGCCGCGGGGCCCCGGCCGCATCGGGGGCTAGTACGGCCCGTTGACGTTGTCGATGGAGCCGTAGCGGGCGGCCGCGTAGTTGCAGGCGGCGGTGATGTTCGCGACCGGGTCGTAGGAGTCGGTCGAGGTGCCGGGCACGTGGTAGGCGCGGAACGTCGGGTCGATGACCTGGAGCAGGCCCTTGGAGGGAATGCCGTTGCGGGCGTTGATGTCCCAGTTGTTGATGGCCCGCGGGTTGCCCGAGGACTCGCGCATGATGTTGCGGTGGATGCCGTGGTAGGTGCCGGGGATACCGTGCTTGGCCATCACGGCGAGCGATTCGCGGATCCAGCCGTCGAGGTTGTCCGGGTA
Coding sequences within:
- a CDS encoding squalene/phytoene synthase family protein; translated protein: MPTWRTTLTAAGIRDPRLRADFTYAARRVMRREPAPYLTLRLLAAPELVPWMTAGVGFMNLVDDTAETGTPRQRADGLAALAERVGEALRTGGGPDPLLRAYAHAVAVRGLPERWLSRFLEGAAGAEACFDGFDTEEDFQAYLDAYAWPGLLAFTGLQYPGGPDGEQAAGWRRFVDAAQRVDFLADLAGDLAEGRLCLPRAALAEHSVTREDLEQARDTPAVRALLAAQARRARTALEAADGIADLAEPGLRPVVAAMAEMMGHQLAAVERAGAGALRRDVGYGVAAPVRTLLRARAGARRGAPAASGASTAR
- a CDS encoding serine/threonine-protein kinase; translated protein: MDMSEAGRQLVDGRFELLAPLGAGGMGTVWRARDIALHRDVALKEVRPPDPATAAAQPGLTVQLRERAVREARALARLAHPNVVTIHHIVEPAGGEDGHPWIVMELVKGGSLHDRLESGPLPVADAVRIGLDVLSALRAAHAEGVLHRDVKPANVLLRADGSAVLTDFGIAALHGSTALTSTGVLIGSPEYIAPERARGEEGLPASDLWSLGMLLYTASEGTHPLRRPTSLATVVAVLEDPIPAPVRSGPLGPVLERLLVRDLAARPDAAELERLLREAQSALGGTVPAAVPHATPGQYGPPSTQLAAPHPAAPHPAAPPPGLPQQPAGVPAGPYAPPPFTPAGGSPYAATAAVPTGGRSPRRRPALLGGLLAVVLAGGGAAALVNALSGSDSGSGETGKGGASAPAATAGGTGAAPRQSAGSSAPAKEAAAPRGSLLTPANVRTAIEAFKQQTGTATFAEMTVYEEYVLASIPTAPGAKTYDRWQYRDGQARKSGPGGTLRPDKPPIDMAGVNWDALPALLDKAEQELGVDKPTSRYVIIEPWLFDGTPSMRPYLSDEYGQGGYVHADTQGNVKKVYKS
- a CDS encoding TetR/AcrR family transcriptional regulator, which encodes MTPTQATAARRSKISPERAQELYAAVLDELREHGYEALTMEGVAARACCGKSTLYRQWRTKPQLVAAALRAHRRGTLAAVDTGTLAGDLREAARIAAGTSGRDTRLTQALGLAVLSDEELQAALREALVEPELAAFGAMVQRAADRGEIAAGHPALEFLPAQLMGVLRIRPVLEGRYADAAYMERFVDASVLPALGLAPAP
- a CDS encoding GlsB/YeaQ/YmgE family stress response membrane protein, producing the protein MGIVSWIVLGLLAGGIAKLLLPGRDPGGLIGTTLIGIAGAFTGGWLSARLLDKPIAGEFYDPATWGAAIAGSLVLLVAYRILFGHSRS
- a CDS encoding phosphatase PAP2 family protein, encoding MTSHDTPDGRHTRPESGRRPRLARELLLVAGLFAAYKAGRMLSTGRTGEAFANADRIWDLERALHLPGEGLVQRLLLPGPGIGDVPVHAANTYYAAVHFPATVAFLVWLYLRRPGHYRWARRVLTVLTGAALALHLAFPLAPPRMLDAAHLVDTGLAYGPSVYGAAPAADTVANQFAAMPSLHFGWALALAVGMAAATRSRWRLLWLLHPLATLLVIVGTANHYWLDAAVAAALLGAALAVVPRPPAAARPPAPVRDLPRPRPAAGHAGHAGHAGHAGHAGHAEPAGHAEPAGAGR
- a CDS encoding peptide-N4-asparagine amidase encodes the protein MTRHRMPGLLGALALAAATLAAAHPAAAAGPAPAPPAAAAPAAAAPPAGGVPPEFGTDWHDPLTADPPVLRPPTRSCELTVAEARFRDFTPYRGRYTPPAGCGTGPWAKVVLRLEGKVKGRQYDRLGHLSLGGVEILRTSTPEPSPDGITWTVEKDVTRYRDTLSRPQPVEMLIGNVVNETYTGVIDVKATLVFHTAERHHPAPDTPDRVIPLTSPAVTTPRNTERLLAEVYATGSGGGCEEYWYLTVPDAAPYSCKAADGPHREVRISVDGRLAGIAAPFPHVWTGGWSNPFLWYVSPAPRTFDVKPVVYDLTPFAALLNDGREHRIEVSVAGLPAGRPGWSTPVNLLIWQDEGRPVVTGSLTRHEEEQPSGSSRWTPASDGEPHRLDTSGSHRLTTAGRLDTSHGRITTTVTRSVGLTSLHRWTDGEDRDALTAVWTDEESTTRGAATTRTARTYTVDGETTLGAGGRLRTVLTVADRADTAVLRGGRTVDRSRLDHRYTGDASYTANVPREERRAVGTTTERYRVYGAQAPGGCYDRTVSTAQGTVTADRRRC
- a CDS encoding TerD family protein, yielding MAGQTRGAEGEFVSSSSIGVRKGLARVEVALRWDPSPAGSPAHDLDIVAAVFGAADPYGEPVQLVHFGSRSPDGTITLTRDSRTGQGFGYDEVMTIELDRMRPESVRVVVGVVIQDTGSGDGRRTTFASIGGTGVRIREGHLDLAEDDFTGVPDATAATVARFTRDGANAWVLDAAVRGSDAEPEQFVRTMGTDRP